The following are encoded together in the Apodemus sylvaticus chromosome 11, mApoSyl1.1, whole genome shotgun sequence genome:
- the Pigg gene encoding GPI ethanolamine phosphate transferase 2 isoform X5, whose protein sequence is MRLGSGAFAASCVAIEVIGVAIFIRGFFPAPVRSSARPEHGAETPAPEPVAGVSSNWTKLPPPLFNKVVILLIDALRDDFVFGSKGVKYMPYTTYLVEKGASHSFVAEAKPPTVTMPRIKALMTGSLPGFVDIIRNLNSPVLLEDNVIKQAKAAGKRIIFYGDETWVKLFPKHFVEYDGTTSFFVSDYIEVDNNVTRHLDKVLKRGDWDVLILHYLGLDHIGHISGPNSPLIGHKLSEMDSVLMKIHTSLLSKDRETLLPSLLVLCGDHGMSETGSHGASSTEEVSTPLLLISSAFERKPGDIRHPKHVQQTDLAATLAIGLGLPIPKDSVGSLLVPVIEGKPMREQLRYLHLNTLQLSKLLQENVPSYEKDPGFEQFKMAERLHGNWVKLHLEENHSDILLGLGTKVLRQYLGALKTLSLSLSTQVAHYDIYSMAVGMLIVLEVLTLFLLSTPHVLCRKAELDVPLLSPVFSLLFYLIFLVLSAIHVLVCTSSESSCYLCSLPWLAAGAVVVLVSALFCAILSVLIRMVIDGTLLKKNAADACSGWSEVNLLLLLGTVGHVLSLGASSFVEEEHQTWYFLINTLCLALSQETCRTYFLRDECEPQRHFHVEQKRVNVLACTLQDSTSCNTPESDTAGTRVSLLEAQGSCKWWTVLASPWLVLICCRLLRSLNQTGVQGAHRPDFSHWLTSSDHKVQLSGLAALSLAVIFMLVQRRCSLVSKVALALGLLGVFCYRAAIGIVQFPWQPNNKGISKAIPTTLLPSTFQQALWA, encoded by the exons ATGCGGCTGGGCTCCGGGGCCTTCGCTGCCAGCTGCGTAGCGATTGAGGTGATCGGGGTCGCAATATTTATTCGGGGATTCTTCCCAGCTCCTGTTCGTTCCTCTGCCAGACCAGAGCACGGTGCAGAGACCCCAGCGCCCGAACCCGTAGCAG GAGTCAGTTCAAATTGGACCAAGCTGCCACCACCTCTCTTCAATAAAGTGGTTATTCTGCTGATTGATGCTTTAAGAGATGATTTTGTGTTTGGGTCGAAAGGTGTGAAGTATATGCCCTACACAACGTATCTGGTAGAAAAAGGAGCATCTCATAGTTTTGTGGCTGAGGCAAAGCCACCCACAGTTACTATGCCTCGAATCAAG GCATTGATGACAGGAAGTCTCCCTGGCTTTGTTGATATCATCAGGAATCTCAATTCTCCTGTGCTCCTAGAAGACAATGTGATAAAACAGGCAAAAGCTGCTGGGAAAAGAATAATCTTTTATGGAGATGAAACATGGGTTAAATTATTCCCAAAGCACTTTGTGGAATATGATGGGACAACATCGTTCTTTGTGTCAGATTATATAgag GTGGATAATAATGTCACAAGACATTTGGACAAAGTATTAAAAAGAGGAGACTGGGATGTGTTAATCCTTCACTATCTAGGGCTGGATCACATTGGCCACATTTCTGGGCCCAACAGCCCCCTGATTGGTCATAAACTCAGCGAAATGGACAGTGTGCTGATGAAAATTCACACATCTCTGTTGTCAAAG GACCGAGAGACTCTCTTACCCAGTTTGCTGGTTCTCTGTGGTGACCATGGAATGTCTGAGACCGGGAGCCATGGGGCCTCTTCCACAGAGGAAGTGAGCACACCTCTGCTCCTAATCAGCTCTGCATTTGAAAGGAAACCTG GGGATATTCGACACCCAAAGCATGTCCAGCAGACTGACTTGGCTGCAACACTAGCAATAGGACTTGGCTTGCCAATTCCTAAAGACAGTGTAGGAAGCCTCTTAGTCCCAGTTATAGAGGGAAAACCGATGAGAGAACAGCTGAGATATTTACATTTAAACACATTACAACTTAGCAAACTATTGCAAGAAAACGTACCATCCTATGAAAAAG ATCCTGGATTTGAACAGTTTAAAATGGCAGAAAGATTGCATGGAAACTGGGTCAAACTGCACTTGGAAGAAAACCATTCAGATATTCTGCTTGGCCTGGGGACCAAAGTACTCAGGCAGTACCTGGGTGCCCTGAAGACCCTCAGTCTGTCCCTGAGCACACAAGTGGCTCACTATGACATCTACTCAATGGCAGTGGGGATGCTCATAGTTTTGGAG GTTCTCACTCTGTTTCTTCTTAGCACTCCACATGTGCTGTGCAGAAAGGCTGAGCTGGATGTTCCTCTgttgtctcctgtgttttctctgctCTTTTACTTGATATTTTTGGTTCTTTCGGCAATTCATGTCCTGGTGTGCACCTCGTCTGAGAGCTCCTGCTACCTCTGCAGCCTCCCGTGGCTGGCCGCAGGGGCTGTGGTGGTACTGGTTTCTGCACTGTTCTGTGCAATTTTGTCTGTTCTTATCAGGATGGTCATTGATGGCACTCTGCTGAAGAAG AATGCAGCTGATGCCTGCTCAGGGTGGTCAGAGGTGAACCTCCTTCTACTTCTGGGCACAGTGGGCCATGTTCTGAGCCTGGGAGCCAGCAGCTTCGTGGAGGAAGAGCACCAGACGTGGTATTTCCTTATTAATACTCTGTGCCTGGCTCTGAGCCAGGAAACCTGTAGGACTTACTTTCTGAGAGATGAATGTGAACCCCAGCGTCACTTCCATGTGGAACAAAAACGTGTGAATGTCCTTGCCTGTACTCTGCAGGACAGCACAAGCTGCAATACCCCTGAGTCTGACACAGCAGGTACACGGGTCTCCCTATTGGAAGCACAAGGAAGCTGCAAATGGTGGACAGTGCTGGCAAGTCCATGGCTGGTGCTAATCTGCTGTCGGCTCCTGCGGTCCTTAAACCAGACAGGGGTGCAGGGAGCCCATCGCCCTGATTTTAGCCACTGGCTTACCAG CTCTGACCACAAAGTTCAGCTTTCAGGCCTGGCTGCCCTCTCCCTGGCTGTAATCTTCATGTTAGTTCAAAGGAGGTGCTCCCTTGTATCCAAGGTGGCCCTAGCACTGGGGCTGCTGGGTGTCTTCTGCTACAGGGCAGCCATTGGGATTGTGCAGTTCCCATGGCAACCAAACAACAAAGGCATTTCAAA